TAAACTACATCAAGACCATGAACAGTAACGGTTCTTTTTAAATGTCCGGGTATTTTATGCAGGAGGGAACAGGCAGCCATTAAGCCATCATTAAAGTGAATAATGGAGATCTCAGGGTGTTCCTTGCAAATTTCCCTGATCCGGCGGTGTAATTTTAAAAAGAACCTAATCCTGCTGCCTTCCCCCTCATACACAAGAAGGTGTACAGGAAGATATTTTTGAATGCCATTGATTAGTTCCAGACTTTGCTTTTCCATCCCACCCGTAGCAGGAGGGTATTTATGGCTTACAAATAAGATCATGATGAAGTGTTTAACAGTGCTGGCTCCCTGTTTTTAAATACTAAAAAGTAAATGGCTATGCCCAGGACAATCCATACCAGCTGCCTCGTCCTGCGCAATATAGAAGCTACAATCCATATTTCCGTTCCGGGAATCCCAATGGTCATGAGCATAATTTTATTGCCATATTCCTCAATTCCAATTTGCCCAGGGATAAAAGCACCGGCTGTTTTAAAAAAAATAACCCCCATATCAACCAATAAGGCTTGTATGACGGTAACCTCTATGTTTAAAAACTTTAAAATAAGATAAAACTCCAGTGCCCCAAAAAACCAATGTAAAGTTGCAAAAACACAAGACAAGAACAATTTGTATTTATGGTATTTAAAATGGTGTTTTAATCCTTCAATTATTTCGGCCACTTTTAACAAGAACGGTTTAAGTTTTTGCTTTAACCATGACCTGAAGAACCAAGCTATCGCCAAAAACAGGCACAGGCCTGCGGTTCCGTAATAAACAATATAGGTATTGCCAGCTGCTGGTATTATGCTTAGCGTGTTCTGATTGGTAAAAAGTATAAGGGCTACAAAGAAAAACAGCAGCAGCTGCGTTAAGATCATCACCATCCTGGAGCTAATGATAGATACGATAACCGTTTTTTGATCCAGCTCATCTGCTTTAAGCAATACGCCTTTAAAAGCGTCGCCGCCCACAATACTTGCCGGGTTAACCAGCGCAAGGGTTTCGCCGACATGACGGATCATGAACAGCCTGTATATGGATACGGCATTAGATTTTTCTCCTAAACAATACTTCCAGCTCAGTGTGCCCAGGTAATAGGCTACCAAAGTAATCAACAATAACGCCCCAAATTTATAACCAATTTTTTCAAGCGAATTCGCTACTTTTTCAAAGTCGGTAGCGCTGATAAACACAAACAGTGAACAAACAATGCAAAGGGCGAGACCGATTTTAAGTACCTTATGCATATTGTTATGCCAATTTCAGCTGCGGTATTTCCGATAAGGCTTTTAAGTCGCTAAAATATTTAATCGCAAGTTCAGACCAGTTCAGCACCTTACTTTGCTGCAATCCTTTTGCTATGAATTGATCACGAAGTTGATGATTTTGCAATAAGAGAAGGATCTTCTCTGTAAAATCCTCAGCATCATAGGGAGAACATTTAAAACCATTTACGCCTTGTTCGATAAAATCCCGGGAACCACCACCATCAGCGATAATACAGGGTAAGCCCGATGCCATTGCTTCCAGCACTACATTTCCGTAAGTTTCGGAGATAGAAGGGAAAAGGAAAATTGTAGCGCTGGCGTACAAAGCAGCCAGGGCTTTGTGATCGACCTTACCGACAAATACCGCATTTTTCATACTGGCTTCACATGCTGTTTTTGCCGTGCCATCGCCTGCAATTACAAAGTTTACTTTAATGTTCTGCTCCTGCAAGATATTGTATACTGCAAACAAGGTTTCGAGGTTCTTTTCCCATACCAGTCGGCTGGCAAAGAAAATTGTTGGATCATCATTCCCTGTAAGTTGCCTTAACAATTCAGGATTTCTGTGTTTTGGTGAAAACAGCTGAGTATCCATACCACGTTTCCATAATTTCATACGTGAAACTTCAATGCCCATTAAAGTAAGTTCATCTTTAATGGTTTCTGAAGGAATATAAATGGTGTCGCACTGATTGTAAAAAGTCTTATGGCTTTCTGCCACCAGTTGTTTTACCTTGTTAATTAAAAAAGGGGTATGTTTTAAATAATAATCAATATAGGATATAAAGTGCGTATGGTAAATAGAGAGCACAGGCAGGAAGTTTCGATTTGCGTATTTTATCGCAAAATTTCCGAGTAGTGAAGGCGTAGCAATATGTATTACATCTGGCAAAAAAGTATTTAGTTTTTCTTTGATTTCTGTTTTTATCAAAACGGGCAAAGCCATGGTGTAACTTGCATTGACGGGGAGGGTAATGGAAGGGATCTTTAAACATTCAAAGCCAGAAATCCTGTTGGGCCCGGTACCACATATAAATAAAAATTCAAACTCAGCCGGGTCAATCCGTTTGATGAGCTGGAACATGGTGCGGGAGGCACCGTCAGAATCTTCTACCAGGATTTCTGCAAAAAATGCAACCCTAACTCTCTTTTTCAACATTATCCTCTTCTTTTATCTTTATTTACTTTCTTCTGCCCTGGCATATATGGCCTCTCTAACAAAAGACTTTTCTCTTGCCAGCAAAAAATTACGGAGTTCTGTTAGTTTGTCTGTATTGATCAAATCTACCCCGCAGGAAAGCAAAGCAGACCATACCGATTTATTTTCCGGTGATGCCCATAACCTTACTTTTTTGCCGTTTTGATGGGCCATGCTCACATACCTGGATAGTTTTTCTTTTTCGGAAAGCGGCATTTCGCCCTTTCCCTGCCAGTTAATCAAGCTGGAATATTTACAGCTGGATGTCTGAAAGATATTTTCTGGTTGCGGCTCTTCTCGTACTTCCATCAGGTCCTCGTCTATAAAAGCCAGACGATAAGTTTGCGATTTTAACAATTCATACGGTTTATGACCGGTAATTACGATAGTAACCTGTCTTTTGATGACTGCTCCATTTTCATAGCTAGACAAGATTGATTTGTATTTATAAAGCAGCAGTTCCAGTTCTTTATAGGTACTGTTAGCATCAGATTTGATGTCTATCATTAGGGTGAGTTGCGAAGCAGGAGCGGAGAGCCGGTTGTTTTTGTCCTGAATGATTTGCATGAGCGGGTTAAAGTATAGCTGCTCCAGTGTTTTTCTTTTTTTAAAACGGGGTAGAAGGTGCGCTACAATAAGTTCTCCGTCTCTCAGGTAAATGTCGGCCTCAATGTGTGCGTATCCATTTTCCAGTGCATCATACAAAGGCCGTTGGTGCCAATAATCGTTGTGTGCGAAGCCTTGAGAAAGGAAGCTGGTTTGAGAATGGCAGGTTATTGCTTTAAAAACCAGGAGAACAAAAAGGATCAATTTCAGGTGCTTTTGACTTATTGCTACTTGCATCGTAAATTTTATTTGTTGCCGCAAGGTACCAGAGTAATATTTACAAAGCATTAACAGTAGGTAAAGGAATAGGGCTCGACTATTATTTGGAATATGATAATCCATGTTACCAGCCTGCGTCCGGCATGCGTATATACCATCAAGCAATCACGTCCGAGTCACGTTCAGATCAACTTCAAGGTTGAAAGGCATTTAGGTTTCTCAACCCTTACGCAATCCCGAAGTTGATTAAAGCCAAAGGTTAAGTTGGTATATACGCATGCCGGACGCAGGTAAGAAAAAACGCTGCCTATCTATGCCGCATTTTCTGGATGTGACCGACTTGGTCAATCAAATAGTGTCTATCTTATCAAATTAAAAAATCGCCATTTTTTGTAACTAAATATGCTTTGAAATGTCTTAATATGGAATTTGAGTCTGAATGGACGCTATAAGGGGAACAAAGATATGGATAGAAGATTGTTAAGAAATGTACACGACAAAATAAT
The nucleotide sequence above comes from Pedobacter sp. MC2016-14. Encoded proteins:
- a CDS encoding lysylphosphatidylglycerol synthase transmembrane domain-containing protein; the protein is MHKVLKIGLALCIVCSLFVFISATDFEKVANSLEKIGYKFGALLLITLVAYYLGTLSWKYCLGEKSNAVSIYRLFMIRHVGETLALVNPASIVGGDAFKGVLLKADELDQKTVIVSIISSRMVMILTQLLLFFFVALILFTNQNTLSIIPAAGNTYIVYYGTAGLCLFLAIAWFFRSWLKQKLKPFLLKVAEIIEGLKHHFKYHKYKLFLSCVFATLHWFFGALEFYLILKFLNIEVTVIQALLVDMGVIFFKTAGAFIPGQIGIEEYGNKIMLMTIGIPGTEIWIVASILRRTRQLVWIVLGIAIYFLVFKNREPALLNTSS
- a CDS encoding glycosyltransferase family 1 protein, which encodes MLKKRVRVAFFAEILVEDSDGASRTMFQLIKRIDPAEFEFLFICGTGPNRISGFECLKIPSITLPVNASYTMALPVLIKTEIKEKLNTFLPDVIHIATPSLLGNFAIKYANRNFLPVLSIYHTHFISYIDYYLKHTPFLINKVKQLVAESHKTFYNQCDTIYIPSETIKDELTLMGIEVSRMKLWKRGMDTQLFSPKHRNPELLRQLTGNDDPTIFFASRLVWEKNLETLFAVYNILQEQNIKVNFVIAGDGTAKTACEASMKNAVFVGKVDHKALAALYASATIFLFPSISETYGNVVLEAMASGLPCIIADGGGSRDFIEQGVNGFKCSPYDAEDFTEKILLLLQNHQLRDQFIAKGLQQSKVLNWSELAIKYFSDLKALSEIPQLKLA
- a CDS encoding phosphatidylinositol-specific phospholipase C/glycerophosphodiester phosphodiesterase family protein — encoded protein: MQVAISQKHLKLILFVLLVFKAITCHSQTSFLSQGFAHNDYWHQRPLYDALENGYAHIEADIYLRDGELIVAHLLPRFKKRKTLEQLYFNPLMQIIQDKNNRLSAPASQLTLMIDIKSDANSTYKELELLLYKYKSILSSYENGAVIKRQVTIVITGHKPYELLKSQTYRLAFIDEDLMEVREEPQPENIFQTSSCKYSSLINWQGKGEMPLSEKEKLSRYVSMAHQNGKKVRLWASPENKSVWSALLSCGVDLINTDKLTELRNFLLAREKSFVREAIYARAEESK